Below is a window of Agrobacterium vitis DNA.
CCGTCCGATCCGGCTTCGAAAATGCTGATCTTCAACTGATCGCCAATCCCGATCACCACCCGGCCAGCCCGTCCGCCAATACCGAAACGGCGGCTGAACATCGAATTGGAAAAACCGGAAACCGTACGGGCAGTCCGCTGATCGACATCCACAACATCGAAAACCGATGCATTGGGCCTGTTCAGCTCCTGCCTTGACTTACCTGCCTGGCCCTCGATTTGCGAGGAAAGCGGCCCTGACGCCGGTAGAGTATCGCATGCAGCAAGACCCGCAGTAACAAAAACTGCGACAACCTTTTTCAACGGGTAACTCTCCACTCGCACAACTCCTTGGCGCTTCCACAGTGCGACTGCCATCGCAGACGGTGGGCGCAACAAACTACTAGCGACCTTCTACGGTCGTTTCAAGATACCCTCTCTACGCTGACACTATTCAAACAATCTTAACGAATTCTCACCCACCGACTTTCAACAGGAAAAGCACGGCAAAGATTGTTCCGTAAAGACGCAGACGGCATAGCAAGATAAACTTTCCCGGACCTGATCTCGATCCCGAGTGGGGAACCTCGACACCCAGAACACGACCTCAGCAAGATCAAGGCTGCTGGAGGGCCTCGGAACGGCCAGGCGATACCCCTTCGATCAGTGGTCGCAGCGGGATCAACTGCGCGGCAATAAAATCCATAAACACCCGAATGCGGGGCGAATGGCGCAGGTCCTGATGGGTCAGCAGCCAAAGGCTGGCGGAATAATCAGGAATGGTCGGCGAAAGCCGAACCAGGGCGGGGCGTACATCACCGATGAAACAGGGAATATGGCCGATGCCGATGCCCGCCTCCACCGCATCGGCCAATGCGAGCACAGAATTGGCGCGGTAGCGCAGCTGTTTTGGCGCCAGCTGTTGCCTGGCCGCCTTGACCACTTTCAACCCCGCCATGTCTTCGCCTAGGCAAACCCAATTGGCGGCCTCGAGTTCTTCCGGCGAAGGGTCGGATGCGGCGACAAAATCCTGGCCGCGACCGTAGAGTGCCCAGGCGATCAGGCCGATGCGGCGTCCGACAAGCATGTCCGGCGGATTGTCTGTTGCACGAATGGCAATATCTGCATCCCGCCGCGAAAGGTTCAAAGCATTATTGCCGATCACCACATCCAGCTGAATGTCCGGATAGGCCTGCTGGAACCGGGCAAACAAGGGCGTCAGCAAATAGACCAGCAGACTGTCGGCCGTCGTCACCCGGATTTC
It encodes the following:
- a CDS encoding LysR family transcriptional regulator, whose protein sequence is MRAAKSLAWDDLRLVKAIAQAQGMAGAAAALGIDHSTVFRRLGALEEALGVPLFERRRSGYALTPTGEEAMRTAERIEAEVAQLERRLQGREIAPAGEIRVTTADSLLVYLLTPLFARFQQAYPDIQLDVVIGNNALNLSRRDADIAIRATDNPPDMLVGRRIGLIAWALYGRGQDFVAASDPSPEELEAANWVCLGEDMAGLKVVKAARQQLAPKQLRYRANSVLALADAVEAGIGIGHIPCFIGDVRPALVRLSPTIPDYSASLWLLTHQDLRHSPRIRVFMDFIAAQLIPLRPLIEGVSPGRSEALQQP